A DNA window from Rhizobium jaguaris contains the following coding sequences:
- a CDS encoding DUF1330 domain-containing protein, producing the protein MLALYNHATSTLSIFNLVAADRLARAAHQVVSNRFGAVVSAFVVVEANVLNAEVRDEYAQLAAPIIERFGGNPVAFGPWQELVGQSDHKVGMIVQFEDRKAAESWFNSPEYQALKDLRSAAIECRFRLLG; encoded by the coding sequence ATGCTCGCTTTGTACAATCACGCTACCTCCACCCTTTCTATATTCAATCTCGTGGCAGCCGACCGATTGGCGCGAGCTGCCCATCAGGTTGTTTCCAACAGGTTCGGAGCGGTTGTGAGTGCATTCGTCGTCGTCGAAGCAAATGTTTTAAACGCGGAAGTGCGAGATGAGTACGCACAACTTGCCGCACCGATCATCGAGCGGTTCGGTGGCAACCCCGTCGCATTCGGCCCATGGCAGGAACTCGTCGGCCAGTCCGACCACAAGGTCGGCATGATCGTCCAGTTCGAAGACCGTAAAGCCGCTGAGAGCTGGTTCAATTCGCCTGAGTATCAAGCGTTAAAGGATCTTCGCTCGGCGGCGATCGAATGTCGGTTCCGCCTTTTGGGCTAA
- a CDS encoding IS3 family transposase (programmed frameshift), with the protein MKRNRFTDEQIIGILKEHEAGTPVSELCRKHGVSDASIYKWKARFGGMEVSEAKRLKTLEDENTKLKRLLADAMLDNAALKDLFGKEVVTPAAKRNAVAHLMDHHRMSERRACKAIGVCRMTVRYESSRIDDQGLRERMKALAHERRRFGYRRIHVLLRREGHLVNHKKLFRLYREEKLTVRKRGGRKRAIGTRAPMLIPVTANERWSLDFVSDQLTDGRRFRVLTVVDDCTRECLGLIADTSLSGLRVARELDRIIEGRGKPKMIVSDNGSEFTSNAILQWTDKTKIDWHYIAPGKPIQNAFIESFNGRLRDEFLNETLFSSLTHARSALSNWRSDYNDNRPHSGLGWRTPAEFAQTINPRRDAVLRSRNGSAPQPAATAPNTATQNHWSELKTG; encoded by the exons ATGAAACGCAACCGTTTTACTGACGAACAGATTATCGGCATTCTGAAGGAGCACGAGGCGGGCACGCCAGTATCGGAGCTTTGCCGCAAGCACGGCGTCAGCGATGCCAGCATCTATAAATGGAAGGCCAGATTCGGCGGGATGGAGGTGTCTGAGGCCAAGCGGCTGAAGACGCTGGAGGACGAGAACACGAAGCTGAAGCGGCTTCTGGCGGACGCGATGCTCGACAATGCCGCGTTGAAAGACCTTT TTGGGAAAGAAGTGGTGACGCCCGCAGCAAAGCGGAACGCTGTCGCGCATCTGATGGATCACCATCGGATGAGTGAACGGCGGGCGTGTAAAGCCATCGGCGTTTGCCGGATGACAGTTCGTTACGAAAGCAGCCGCATCGACGACCAGGGCCTTCGCGAGCGGATGAAGGCGTTGGCGCATGAACGCCGCCGCTTCGGCTATCGACGCATTCATGTGCTGCTCAGACGCGAGGGGCACCTTGTGAACCACAAGAAGCTCTTCCGGCTCTATCGGGAGGAGAAGTTGACCGTGCGCAAGCGTGGTGGCCGCAAGCGAGCGATCGGCACACGAGCACCGATGCTGATACCAGTAACCGCCAATGAACGTTGGTCGCTGGACTTCGTGTCGGATCAACTCACCGATGGTCGCAGGTTCCGGGTTCTGACGGTCGTCGATGATTGCACCAGAGAATGCCTGGGTCTCATCGCCGATACATCGCTTTCCGGCCTGCGTGTTGCTCGTGAGCTGGACCGGATCATCGAGGGGCGTGGCAAGCCGAAGATGATCGTCAGTGATAACGGCAGCGAGTTCACAAGCAATGCGATCCTGCAATGGACGGACAAGACGAAGATAGATTGGCACTATATCGCGCCAGGCAAGCCGATCCAGAACGCCTTCATCGAAAGCTTCAATGGACGGCTGCGAGACGAGTTCCTGAACGAAACACTGTTCTCGTCACTGACCCATGCTCGTTCAGCGCTTTCAAACTGGCGCAGCGATTATAACGATAACCGCCCGCACTCTGGACTCGGCTGGAGGACACCTGCCGAGTTCGCTCAGACCATCAACCCGCGACGTGATGCGGTGCTGCGCAGCCGAAATGGCTCCGCACCGCAACCCGCCGCTACCGCCCCGAATACAGCAACCCAAAACCACTGGAGCGAACTCAAAACTGGATAA
- a CDS encoding TniB family NTP-binding protein, translating into MTTTNTTPVNNSPLPTGDVEARMLAKVIAATSIYIEFERDDTFDRHLDYFDLNRRACIAGHGARQRALYIMGESGTGKTKMVRHHLAKRKEFQPYQNEAGHTINPVLFVETPAATNNTKSCAIATLAQLGISASDRASEFKLYDLLKRQLKFQGIQYIVFDEAQQILRGAKAATVLKVQDVMKSLLQIEGHPVHIIFVGTPALARFLDGDRQLANRSRVMRLLPLNPKKDMEFVKKVIHEVILRCELTPGWGEHEDVGARLVKAASNSLGTLAEILRDACFIVLKDGRKALTSKDLAIAYRERFGALNSQNVFKAKPGAWENINPAKAVSDLVAENEK; encoded by the coding sequence ATGACGACGACGAATACTACACCCGTTAATAACTCCCCTCTTCCGACCGGCGATGTCGAGGCCCGCATGCTTGCGAAGGTCATCGCTGCTACGTCCATCTACATTGAGTTCGAACGGGACGACACGTTCGACCGCCACCTTGACTACTTCGACCTCAATCGACGCGCTTGCATTGCGGGTCACGGCGCTCGACAGCGTGCGCTTTACATCATGGGCGAATCTGGAACCGGCAAGACGAAGATGGTCCGTCATCATCTTGCAAAGCGGAAGGAATTCCAGCCCTACCAAAATGAAGCGGGCCATACAATCAATCCGGTTCTTTTCGTTGAGACGCCAGCTGCTACGAACAATACCAAATCGTGTGCTATCGCGACCTTGGCACAGTTGGGGATCTCCGCATCTGACAGGGCTTCAGAGTTCAAACTCTACGACCTCCTCAAACGGCAGCTGAAGTTCCAGGGCATCCAGTACATCGTCTTCGACGAGGCACAGCAAATCTTGCGTGGTGCTAAGGCAGCCACCGTCCTCAAGGTCCAGGACGTGATGAAAAGCCTCCTGCAGATCGAAGGGCATCCGGTCCACATCATTTTCGTTGGGACCCCTGCCCTCGCTCGCTTTCTGGACGGCGACCGTCAGCTAGCAAATCGATCGCGTGTCATGCGTCTCCTCCCCCTCAATCCGAAGAAGGACATGGAATTCGTCAAGAAGGTCATCCATGAGGTCATCCTCCGCTGCGAGCTAACGCCAGGGTGGGGCGAACACGAAGACGTCGGGGCGCGCCTCGTCAAAGCCGCCAGCAACTCGCTTGGCACGCTTGCGGAGATCCTACGCGATGCCTGCTTCATTGTGCTCAAGGACGGTCGGAAGGCTTTAACGTCCAAGGACCTCGCCATCGCCTATCGCGAGCGCTTTGGCGCCCTCAACTCTCAAAACGTGTTCAAGGCCAAGCCCGGGGCCTGGGAAAACATCAACCCCGCCAAGGCGGTCTCCGACCTTGTAGCTGAAAACGAGAAATAG
- a CDS encoding Mu transposase C-terminal domain-containing protein: MNQALRRVSYYRCDLHPTDRLFYRGEYWIPREFDNNGHHVQSEKDPGRWHFIEHEELYRALESGESRTDDGYYTQEQTLVRARTGDLEIHEFSEKKRERARFMEQLVHYFEEECNSRGGKKPTWEELELLLITWAAEITKKTAQTHLLAKKSEKRGRKPKGAASQKKSPKAYGGTRAQVSIYTPPGPKRFLQLCERYWKCNRDVRALMPLHSGPGVMALTDGCKESLALAMKYAVQIATDRKAKKAKLFFEYGKAYEAENKKRSKETQLKKFGRFRFEKLIDRLFAADELMAAREGKGKARAYFRPQMYGHDVERPGERIEFDSMMLDVETWFRFWEIWEFLDGPTQNALKPLRIYIVAVVDAATGYILALKGTLTETSAAVIEALDMALHDKAHISKLVGAQTRWLSGGKFSSVWTDHGKPYTAEETELAFASYRISYNHPPAKQPWHRPFIERTIGMIQQDIAPNFDGLTFSDVVKRGDYDAEKQAALLTDEVIALILRTILDVYHHRIHYRLGMSRHEAWAKYVTETGIKPSFDRERRIHVFGTTEERTLLADGIHNYGIRFNSAWLANLRGKIGQTKVKIRYYKNDLLYGIVVKDPEGPGWKFVPSRARYTAHVSVFDWTIARLRLLEKARAGENATVDIMYAAMRDVASSSDAAAERALMLNAGFTPHMPSHQDLINIHATIFEGWLIDEDEPTTFDPSSAPMPKNPLREGGVSMLPIHRPSEPTLKTGEDIPDHGTATDYLETQETHNDDDEYYTR; the protein is encoded by the coding sequence ATGAATCAAGCACTGAGACGCGTTAGCTATTACCGTTGCGATCTACATCCCACCGACCGCCTGTTCTATAGAGGCGAGTATTGGATTCCTCGAGAATTCGACAACAATGGTCACCATGTTCAGTCCGAAAAAGACCCGGGCCGATGGCACTTCATCGAACATGAAGAGCTCTACCGGGCGCTGGAATCAGGTGAGTCCAGGACGGACGATGGATATTACACCCAGGAGCAAACGCTTGTTCGGGCTCGGACAGGCGACCTGGAAATCCACGAATTCTCCGAGAAGAAGCGAGAGCGTGCCCGCTTCATGGAGCAGCTCGTCCACTATTTCGAGGAGGAGTGCAATTCGCGGGGCGGCAAGAAGCCGACGTGGGAGGAGCTCGAACTCCTGCTGATTACCTGGGCTGCCGAAATCACCAAGAAAACCGCCCAGACACACCTCTTGGCAAAGAAAAGCGAGAAGCGTGGCCGCAAGCCCAAGGGCGCCGCCTCCCAAAAGAAGAGCCCGAAGGCCTATGGCGGCACGCGTGCGCAGGTCTCGATCTACACTCCCCCCGGACCTAAGCGCTTCCTCCAGCTTTGTGAGCGATATTGGAAGTGTAATCGCGACGTACGGGCTTTGATGCCGCTGCATAGCGGCCCCGGTGTCATGGCGCTTACGGACGGATGCAAGGAATCGCTGGCACTGGCGATGAAGTATGCCGTCCAAATCGCGACCGACCGAAAGGCAAAGAAAGCCAAGCTCTTCTTTGAGTATGGCAAGGCTTACGAGGCCGAAAACAAAAAACGATCGAAAGAAACTCAACTCAAGAAATTTGGCCGGTTTCGCTTTGAGAAGCTGATCGACCGGCTGTTCGCGGCCGACGAACTCATGGCAGCGCGCGAGGGCAAGGGTAAGGCCCGCGCGTACTTTCGACCGCAAATGTATGGACACGATGTCGAGCGTCCGGGTGAGCGCATCGAGTTTGACTCGATGATGCTCGATGTCGAGACCTGGTTCCGTTTCTGGGAGATCTGGGAATTTCTCGATGGCCCCACTCAGAACGCCCTCAAGCCGCTGCGCATCTATATCGTCGCGGTCGTCGATGCGGCGACCGGGTACATCCTCGCGCTCAAGGGCACTCTGACGGAGACGTCGGCAGCGGTGATCGAAGCGCTGGACATGGCGCTCCACGACAAAGCCCACATCTCGAAACTGGTCGGGGCGCAGACGCGCTGGCTTTCCGGGGGCAAATTCAGTTCCGTTTGGACAGACCACGGCAAGCCCTATACCGCCGAAGAGACCGAACTCGCCTTCGCCTCGTATCGCATCAGCTATAACCACCCGCCTGCAAAGCAACCTTGGCACCGCCCATTCATCGAGCGGACCATTGGCATGATCCAGCAGGATATCGCGCCTAATTTCGACGGACTCACATTCTCGGACGTCGTCAAGAGGGGTGACTACGATGCAGAGAAGCAGGCCGCACTGCTAACAGATGAGGTCATCGCACTCATCCTACGCACGATCCTCGATGTTTATCACCATCGTATCCACTATCGGTTGGGGATGTCGCGCCACGAAGCGTGGGCGAAATACGTTACTGAAACCGGCATTAAGCCATCCTTCGACCGCGAGCGTCGTATCCATGTTTTCGGCACTACCGAAGAACGCACGCTACTGGCTGACGGTATCCACAACTACGGCATTCGGTTCAATTCAGCATGGCTGGCCAATCTACGCGGCAAGATCGGACAGACGAAGGTCAAGATCCGCTACTATAAGAACGATCTGCTGTACGGCATCGTAGTAAAAGATCCTGAAGGACCGGGCTGGAAATTCGTTCCGAGCCGCGCTCGCTATACTGCTCACGTCAGCGTCTTCGACTGGACGATTGCTCGCCTCAGATTACTGGAGAAGGCCCGCGCAGGCGAAAATGCTACCGTCGATATCATGTACGCTGCGATGCGCGATGTCGCCTCGTCTTCGGACGCGGCGGCCGAGCGCGCTTTGATGCTGAACGCAGGCTTCACGCCGCACATGCCGTCGCATCAGGACCTCATCAATATCCACGCCACGATTTTCGAAGGCTGGCTCATCGACGAAGACGAGCCCACCACCTTCGATCCTAGTTCGGCTCCCATGCCGAAAAACCCGCTGCGCGAGGGGGGCGTTTCGATGCTCCCCATCCATCGTCCCAGCGAACCTACCCTCAAGACCGGTGAAGACATCCCCGATCATGGGACCGCAACTGACTACCTCGAAACACAGGAGACTCACAATGACGACGACGAATACTACACCCGTTAA
- a CDS encoding PIN domain-containing protein, which translates to MTASFLLDTSVLSETSRPSPRREIIRFLHTAGNLYISVASLFELQLGIVQLLSTNPTKAIRLSEWYSQLLKSGIPILPTTSAVTDIMASLSSDPLLRNLAVPRVDCKKIKGGQDLHIAAASLAHRLPIATLDTKDFLLINSVYPLIGVYNPLNEQWHARMEPLGYDCMASMPDMALDRQK; encoded by the coding sequence ATGACCGCGTCTTTCTTGCTTGATACAAGCGTCCTAAGCGAAACGAGCCGACCTTCTCCTCGGAGGGAGATTATTCGATTTCTCCACACGGCGGGCAACCTCTACATTTCTGTTGCATCGCTTTTCGAACTGCAATTGGGAATAGTTCAGCTTCTTTCTACCAACCCGACCAAGGCGATCAGATTGAGCGAATGGTATTCGCAATTACTGAAAAGCGGCATTCCCATTTTGCCCACGACATCGGCCGTTACCGATATCATGGCCAGCCTCAGCAGCGATCCTCTTTTGCGAAATCTGGCTGTTCCGCGCGTGGACTGTAAGAAAATTAAGGGCGGACAAGACCTTCATATTGCCGCGGCTTCTTTGGCGCATAGGCTCCCCATCGCCACTTTGGATACGAAAGACTTTCTCCTCATCAACTCCGTCTACCCGCTCATCGGGGTATACAACCCCCTTAACGAGCAATGGCACGCGCGAATGGAACCTCTCGGCTACGATTGCATGGCCAGTATGCCTGACATGGCGCTCGATCGTCAAAAGTGA
- a CDS encoding DNA cytosine methyltransferase, with product MQKDLRSKVAQKEILALKGGIDLLAGGVPCQPFSRGGQRRGEFDDRELFTTAGYYVKELKPRAFFFENVKGFEERKHADFRRRLTVDFNSLGYDIKLFTMKAAEYGLPQERERVVLLGLKKGYRGAFRLPSVNPTPKTFVDTIIDVLFPYRSNLDALEDDSFAVARSKQQKLYDDWVATWIFRYGDNRAPTLVRSGLKIGESREDKWRQIGFDIRLEAEPVRPERVRSVDDLPRLTIGVVKRIQGIPDNWNLPPNISTRKASLLIANAFPPVLARAVGLAVREALTGKAHDQNEALQQPVIDTRRIGRKRDPINLKAVIDPRWRERAPSAKAKIWREHIVHQRKEEEVERLLYAQALLIEDDGPGPMFGDET from the coding sequence ATACAGAAAGATCTTCGCTCTAAAGTCGCGCAAAAGGAAATTCTTGCGTTGAAAGGTGGAATTGACCTCCTTGCTGGTGGTGTTCCTTGTCAGCCTTTCTCCAGAGGCGGCCAACGCCGCGGGGAATTTGACGATCGTGAACTGTTCACCACCGCCGGATATTACGTCAAGGAATTGAAGCCTCGGGCCTTCTTCTTTGAAAACGTCAAAGGATTCGAGGAGCGCAAGCACGCTGATTTTCGCAGACGCCTTACCGTCGACTTCAATTCGCTCGGCTATGACATCAAGCTCTTCACGATGAAAGCAGCCGAATACGGATTGCCCCAGGAACGTGAGCGCGTCGTTCTCCTTGGATTGAAGAAGGGTTACAGAGGCGCATTCAGGCTACCGAGCGTGAATCCAACTCCCAAAACCTTTGTCGACACAATCATCGACGTTCTCTTTCCTTACCGATCTAACCTGGACGCCCTGGAAGATGATTCATTTGCCGTCGCGCGAAGTAAGCAACAGAAGCTATACGACGATTGGGTCGCGACCTGGATTTTCCGATATGGAGACAATCGAGCGCCTACCCTCGTCAGATCGGGTTTGAAGATCGGTGAAAGTCGTGAGGACAAATGGAGACAGATCGGATTCGACATACGGCTTGAGGCGGAACCTGTCAGACCGGAGCGGGTTCGAAGTGTCGATGATCTGCCGCGTTTGACCATCGGCGTTGTAAAGCGGATACAGGGGATTCCGGACAACTGGAATTTGCCTCCAAACATCAGCACCCGAAAAGCCTCGCTTCTGATCGCTAACGCCTTTCCGCCGGTTCTGGCCCGTGCGGTAGGGCTTGCCGTGCGCGAGGCCTTGACGGGCAAGGCCCACGATCAAAACGAGGCTTTGCAACAACCGGTCATCGACACTCGGCGCATCGGTCGAAAGCGAGACCCGATTAACTTGAAAGCCGTCATCGATCCGAGATGGCGAGAGCGCGCCCCGTCCGCCAAGGCAAAGATCTGGCGAGAACATATTGTCCATCAGCGGAAAGAGGAAGAGGTCGAACGTCTCCTCTATGCGCAGGCGCTTCTCATTGAGGATGACGGACCAGGCCCAATGTTTGGCGACGAGACATAG
- a CDS encoding SDR family oxidoreductase, with amino-acid sequence MKLTGNTIFITGGGSGIGRGLAEALHKLGNKVIVGGRRKGHLDAVVAANPGIEAVELDITDLGSIEKAAAYLIKQYPDLNVVFNNAGIMLPDAASTKLDDKQMVDTITTNVIGPMRLSSALVDHLKTKENAVIAYTSSVLGFVPLAFTAVYSSTKAAIHSYALSQRFMLRDTSVRVLEIAPPWVRTDLMNSSEAEAAMPLDKFIAGTIEALGTDADEILVEEARGLRNNAGPQEHELVNGFNAQMLALFQAA; translated from the coding sequence ATGAAACTCACTGGCAATACGATCTTCATCACTGGCGGCGGTTCCGGCATCGGGCGCGGCCTCGCAGAGGCGCTCCATAAGCTCGGGAACAAGGTCATCGTCGGCGGTCGCCGCAAGGGCCATCTGGATGCCGTGGTGGCAGCCAATCCCGGTATCGAAGCCGTCGAGCTCGACATTACCGATCTCGGCAGCATCGAAAAGGCTGCGGCCTATCTCATCAAGCAGTATCCTGACTTAAACGTCGTCTTCAACAACGCGGGCATAATGCTTCCCGATGCAGCGTCGACGAAGCTCGACGACAAGCAGATGGTCGATACCATCACCACGAACGTCATCGGCCCGATGCGTCTTTCCTCGGCTCTGGTCGATCATCTGAAGACCAAGGAAAACGCCGTTATCGCATATACGAGTTCCGTCCTAGGCTTCGTGCCGCTTGCGTTCACCGCCGTCTACTCTTCCACCAAGGCAGCCATCCACTCCTACGCCCTCTCTCAGCGCTTCATGCTTCGCGACACTTCGGTCCGCGTGCTTGAAATCGCTCCGCCATGGGTCCGCACCGATCTGATGAACAGCTCCGAGGCCGAGGCCGCGATGCCGCTCGACAAATTCATCGCAGGTACGATCGAAGCGCTCGGTACTGACGCCGACGAAATCCTTGTCGAGGAAGCGCGTGGGCTGCGCAACAATGCGGGTCCTCAGGAACACGAACTCGTCAACGGCTTCAACGCACAGATGCTGGCGCTCTTCCAGGCGGCGTGA